A genomic segment from uncultured Marinifilum sp. encodes:
- a CDS encoding FadR/GntR family transcriptional regulator, with protein MPKDLFDNLKEIVIEKPSDKIADQINELISSGQLKAGDKLPSERLLSEKLNVGRIYVRDAIKKLEFYGIVKTLPQSGTIVSDNQDSAFVEMITNALSLVNPDYNSLLQVRNVLEIEAARSAAEKALPKDIELMEEAVDLLSKKVDQGEAGLEEDLMFHIRIAEATKNDVLKYLISYLTSHMQNYAKKYDICRNSRNLKALKEHRQILKHIKDGNVEKSGESMKEHLSSLFDFAPKLES; from the coding sequence ATGCCGAAAGATTTATTTGATAATCTAAAAGAAATTGTAATAGAAAAGCCTTCTGATAAAATAGCCGACCAAATAAACGAACTTATTTCTTCGGGACAATTAAAAGCTGGCGATAAACTTCCTTCCGAAAGGTTACTGAGTGAAAAGCTAAATGTTGGAAGAATTTATGTTAGAGATGCAATTAAAAAACTTGAGTTTTATGGTATTGTAAAAACGCTTCCGCAAAGTGGAACAATAGTTTCTGATAATCAGGATTCTGCTTTTGTTGAAATGATTACTAATGCTTTAAGTTTGGTAAATCCTGATTACAATTCACTTTTGCAAGTACGAAATGTATTGGAAATTGAGGCGGCAAGAAGTGCTGCAGAAAAAGCTTTGCCAAAAGATATAGAGTTGATGGAAGAGGCAGTTGATTTATTAAGTAAAAAAGTAGATCAGGGAGAAGCCGGATTAGAGGAAGATTTGATGTTTCATATTCGAATTGCCGAAGCAACTAAGAATGATGTTTTGAAATATCTAATATCATATTTAACATCTCACATGCAGAATTATGCTAAGAAATATGATATCTGTCGTAATTCGAGAAATTTAAAGGCACTAAAGGAACACAGACAAATACTAAAACATATTAAAGATGGTAATGTTGAAAAATCAGGAGAGTCGATGAAAGAACATTTGTCCAGTCTGTTTGATTTTGCTCCTAAGCTTGAATCATAA
- a CDS encoding DNA translocase FtsK gives MISSLDSLFKQAAHFIVENQLCSIKLVQEQFSIGSKRATRIVKLLEQAGVISMCGSSSDYKILIPTVNLLIEKLEQLELTDFSLNMCNQFCESDIKTENEIDTLDLLFYKAAQIVIENQDCSFSFLQRRLSIGYNRAKAIINQLQQKGVIVYSTNKEDCRVLLTEGNSLNKKLKK, from the coding sequence ATGATTAGTTCTTTAGATTCACTATTTAAACAGGCTGCACATTTTATTGTAGAAAATCAACTTTGTTCAATAAAATTAGTGCAAGAGCAATTCTCAATTGGAAGTAAACGAGCTACAAGAATTGTAAAATTGCTCGAACAAGCAGGTGTAATTTCTATGTGTGGATCTTCGTCTGATTATAAAATTCTTATTCCCACAGTGAATTTATTAATTGAAAAACTAGAGCAACTTGAGCTTACAGATTTTTCATTGAATATGTGTAATCAATTTTGTGAATCAGATATTAAAACAGAAAATGAAATAGATACTTTAGATTTACTGTTTTATAAAGCAGCCCAAATTGTAATTGAAAATCAGGATTGTTCTTTCTCTTTTTTACAGCGCAGATTATCCATTGGATATAATCGGGCTAAGGCTATCATTAATCAGTTGCAACAAAAAGGTGTTATCGTATATTCAACAAATAAAGAAGATTGCAGGGTATTATTAACAGAAGGTAATAGCTTGAACAAAAAACTTAAAAAGTAA
- a CDS encoding leucine-rich repeat domain-containing protein: MGDLHIIKELNTQLDRSIKQVKKVNWLVKGYQLNEFGRVTHLNISKICRKFNWPSALFKLEYLEFVDLQENKLDHIPNEIANLKRLKCLDIRQNQINSLPNSISDLPALEKLYLGDNNFTKVPTDLISCPKLRVIDFSNNQVLKGLHHLLNARTITHIYLRNNGINSFPFHLLDPNKQVEVNLMENFLENIPENLPIKGLYF, from the coding sequence ATGGGAGATCTGCATATAATAAAGGAGTTAAATACTCAGCTCGATCGCAGCATAAAGCAAGTAAAAAAAGTAAATTGGTTGGTAAAGGGATATCAGCTAAATGAATTTGGTCGGGTAACGCATTTAAATATTTCGAAAATTTGCAGAAAATTTAACTGGCCTTCGGCTCTTTTTAAGCTCGAGTATTTGGAATTTGTAGATTTACAGGAAAATAAATTAGACCATATTCCTAATGAAATTGCTAATTTAAAGAGATTAAAATGTTTGGATATTCGTCAGAACCAAATTAACTCGCTACCCAATAGCATTAGTGATTTACCAGCTCTCGAAAAATTATATCTAGGAGATAATAATTTTACAAAAGTACCTACTGATCTTATTTCTTGTCCAAAATTAAGAGTAATTGATTTTAGTAATAATCAAGTTTTAAAGGGCTTGCATCACTTACTAAATGCAAGAACAATTACTCATATTTATTTAAGAAATAATGGTATAAATTCATTTCCTTTTCATTTGCTCGATCCTAACAAACAGGTAGAAGTGAATTTAATGGAAAATTTTCTTGAAAATATTCCGGAAAATTTACCTATTAAAGGATTATATTTTTAA
- a CDS encoding helix-turn-helix transcriptional regulator, with translation MPSLDWLADRLGVSRRYMSDTIKTDTGKTAIDQINLYLVEEAKNLLLEPKSSISETAYKLGFEYPQYFSRLFKKKTGLSPKEYIENASMN, from the coding sequence ATGCCTAGCTTAGATTGGTTGGCAGATCGCTTAGGGGTGAGCCGCCGTTATATGAGTGATACCATTAAAACTGATACCGGAAAAACAGCCATAGACCAAATTAATTTGTATTTGGTTGAAGAAGCAAAAAATCTTTTACTTGAGCCTAAGTCTTCAATCTCCGAGACAGCATATAAACTGGGCTTTGAATATCCACAATATTTTTCGCGCTTGTTTAAAAAGAAAACAGGGCTTAGTCCGAAAGAATATATCGAAAATGCATCTATGAATTAA
- a CDS encoding SDR family NAD(P)-dependent oxidoreductase: protein MAKNNQFGKQGWTPELMKSQKGKTFLVTGTTSGTGYEAAKILASKGAKVLMLNRNPKKSEDTIAAIKKELSNNIDISYITIDLGKQDSVKKAAAEILKSVSRIDALICNAAIAQIPTRKLIGNAWESQMAVNYYGHFTLQALLFPLIDKSKGRIVSVGSMGYNMGLKRIKFEDLSWDKDYTPNSAYSQSKLAQIMTIYELQDKLKNAGNSNVKAFACHPGSSRTSLMKNSGSLIMRIMFVLMTPLTQSSERGSYPSLMCATEENLDEKGFYGPTGRSNWTGPVGAHHIEPHAKAKAAAKKLWELSEKETGIKWNI from the coding sequence ATGGCTAAGAATAATCAATTTGGAAAGCAGGGATGGACACCAGAGTTAATGAAATCTCAAAAAGGTAAAACATTTCTTGTTACAGGTACTACTAGTGGAACAGGTTATGAAGCCGCAAAAATTCTTGCGTCGAAAGGTGCAAAAGTGCTTATGCTAAACCGTAATCCTAAAAAATCAGAAGATACTATTGCAGCTATAAAAAAAGAGCTTAGCAATAATATCGACATATCGTATATTACTATTGATTTAGGGAAACAAGATTCGGTAAAGAAAGCAGCTGCAGAAATTTTAAAATCAGTTTCTCGTATTGACGCATTAATATGTAATGCTGCAATTGCCCAAATACCAACTCGAAAGTTAATAGGTAATGCTTGGGAAAGTCAAATGGCGGTAAACTATTATGGACATTTTACATTGCAAGCACTTCTATTTCCATTAATTGATAAATCTAAAGGACGTATCGTATCTGTAGGTAGTATGGGCTATAATATGGGATTAAAAAGAATAAAGTTTGAAGATTTAAGTTGGGATAAAGATTATACTCCTAACAGTGCTTACAGTCAAAGTAAATTGGCTCAAATTATGACCATTTATGAGTTACAGGACAAATTGAAAAACGCAGGAAATTCAAATGTTAAAGCGTTTGCTTGTCACCCTGGTTCTTCAAGAACTTCTTTAATGAAAAATAGCGGGAGTTTGATAATGAGAATTATGTTTGTTCTAATGACACCTTTAACACAATCATCAGAAAGAGGTTCTTATCCATCATTGATGTGTGCTACCGAAGAGAATTTAGACGAAAAAGGTTTTTATGGTCCTACAGGACGAAGCAATTGGACTGGTCCGGTTGGGGCACATCATATAGAACCACACGCAAAAGCTAAAGCTGCAGCCAAAAAATTATGGGAGCTTTCGGAAAAAGAAACAGGTATAAAGTGGAATATATAA
- a CDS encoding virulence RhuM family protein, which produces MSGKDKKLQIRNSTAEFLIFTSQAGETSIEARFEDETIWLSQKLMAELFDVGVNTINYHLKEIYKTDEIDESRTIRKFRIVQTEGKRQVERAVDFYNLDAIISVGYRVNSVRATQFRQWGTQILKEFAVKGFVLDKKRLENGTYLNKNYFDELLAEIREIRLSERNMYQKVTDIYATSVDYNKDSVTTKAFFSKVQNKLHYGIHGHTAAELIYKRADSQKEKMGLTSWKNSPDGRILKTDVSIAKNYLSKEELESLGRIVNAYLDLAEERAKRNIPMTMEDWAKRLDLFLEFDDREVLKSAGRISAKIAKEYAESEFEKYRIVQDQLFQSDFDRLMIEMDDEENENN; this is translated from the coding sequence ATGAGCGGAAAAGATAAAAAACTACAAATAAGAAATAGCACTGCTGAATTCTTGATTTTTACATCACAAGCTGGTGAAACAAGTATTGAGGCAAGGTTTGAAGATGAGACAATCTGGTTGTCTCAAAAGCTGATGGCAGAACTTTTTGATGTTGGGGTAAATACAATCAATTATCACCTGAAAGAGATTTATAAAACTGACGAAATAGATGAAAGTCGAACTATTCGAAAATTTAGAATAGTTCAGACAGAAGGGAAAAGACAAGTTGAACGAGCTGTGGACTTCTATAACTTGGATGCAATTATTTCAGTTGGATATAGAGTAAATTCTGTTAGAGCAACTCAGTTTAGACAGTGGGGAACACAAATATTGAAAGAGTTTGCAGTGAAAGGTTTTGTACTTGACAAAAAGCGTCTTGAAAATGGAACATACCTTAATAAAAACTACTTTGACGAATTACTTGCTGAAATACGAGAGATACGTTTAAGTGAACGTAATATGTATCAAAAGGTAACGGACATTTATGCCACAAGTGTCGATTACAATAAAGACTCAGTCACAACAAAAGCATTCTTCTCGAAAGTTCAAAATAAGCTTCATTATGGTATTCACGGTCATACAGCTGCGGAGCTGATTTACAAAAGAGCAGATAGTCAAAAAGAAAAGATGGGTTTGACAAGTTGGAAAAACAGTCCAGATGGAAGAATTTTGAAAACAGATGTATCAATTGCGAAGAATTATTTGAGTAAAGAAGAATTAGAAAGTTTAGGAAGAATTGTAAATGCCTATCTTGATTTAGCAGAAGAAAGAGCAAAACGAAATATTCCTATGACTATGGAGGATTGGGCAAAGCGACTTGACTTGTTTTTGGAGTTTGATGATAGAGAAGTGCTTAAAAGCGCTGGCCGTATATCAGCCAAGATTGCAAAAGAATATGCTGAAAGTGAATTTGAAAAATACAGGATAGTACAAGACCAATTATTTCAGTCTGATTTTGATAGACTAATGATTGAAATGGACGATGAGGAAAATGAAAATAACTGA
- a CDS encoding DUF5677 domain-containing protein: MIDKYLNIKTISDIEVALKNENFIIDFSKEVLFILEKTIDPFDDNCYTYNVNQATIAGLLVKQFKYFNLILRAYINKEYDTNCLISRPLYEAFVIMKYLIRKGEESQRHYRLVSYKRRFKQMQDLKNIDGLGDVMLKKIDHALEIDGFSMEDLEGENMKQNGRKWELDGKTFFDIHKEVENTETYPYMYGMVSEVIHSGWGDIRQLHLTWCEGDFAVPNIEYYQNNDIRTIVPIVALMIEAIEEFLKWAERENENSIHSEHKRITTLLSEFIYNNYKENPEQYLTN, from the coding sequence ATGATAGACAAATACTTAAACATAAAAACTATAAGCGATATTGAAGTTGCTTTAAAAAATGAAAACTTCATCATTGATTTTTCAAAAGAGGTTCTGTTTATTTTAGAAAAAACAATTGACCCATTTGATGATAATTGCTACACTTACAATGTCAATCAAGCAACTATTGCAGGTCTTTTAGTTAAGCAATTCAAATACTTCAATCTTATCCTTAGAGCCTATATAAATAAAGAATATGATACTAATTGCTTAATAAGTCGCCCTTTATATGAAGCTTTTGTGATTATGAAATACTTAATCCGTAAAGGAGAAGAGTCTCAAAGACATTATAGACTTGTATCATATAAAAGAAGGTTTAAACAAATGCAAGACCTTAAGAATATTGATGGTCTAGGTGATGTAATGCTAAAAAAAATAGATCATGCACTAGAGATTGATGGATTTTCTATGGAGGACCTTGAAGGTGAAAATATGAAACAAAATGGAAGAAAATGGGAATTGGATGGAAAAACATTTTTTGATATACACAAAGAGGTAGAGAACACGGAAACTTATCCTTATATGTATGGTATGGTATCGGAAGTTATACATAGTGGCTGGGGCGATATCAGACAATTACATTTAACATGGTGCGAAGGTGACTTTGCTGTTCCAAATATTGAATATTACCAAAACAATGACATTAGAACAATTGTTCCGATTGTAGCTCTGATGATTGAGGCAATTGAAGAGTTTTTAAAGTGGGCTGAGAGAGAAAATGAAAACTCAATACACTCAGAGCATAAGAGAATAACTACGCTTTTGTCTGAGTTCATTTACAATAACTATAAAGAAAATCCAGAACAGTATTTAACCAACTAA
- a CDS encoding type II toxin-antitoxin system RelE/ParE family toxin, which yields MAKYELTNKAVQDLNNIWDYTFEKWSEYQADKYYEMLLSSCQDIANNPELGKNYTGITSELYGLKVNRHIVFYRKSIDKPIEITRILHEQMDLKNRIAE from the coding sequence ATGGCTAAATACGAATTGACTAACAAAGCTGTACAAGACTTAAATAATATTTGGGATTATACATTTGAAAAGTGGTCTGAATATCAAGCAGACAAATATTACGAAATGCTACTTAGTAGCTGCCAAGACATTGCAAACAATCCTGAACTTGGCAAAAACTACACTGGAATAACCTCTGAATTATATGGGTTAAAAGTAAATCGACACATTGTTTTTTATCGTAAATCTATCGACAAACCGATTGAAATAACAAGAATTCTGCACGAACAAATGGACTTAAAGAATAGAATAGCAGAATAA
- a CDS encoding type II toxin-antitoxin system ParD family antitoxin → MKNTSISLGNYFDQFVQTQVSAGRYKNVSEVIRAGLRLLENEESKAIALRNAIQEGIDSGIAHDFDPQKNLEQLKAKKKRNG, encoded by the coding sequence ATGAAAAATACTTCAATATCACTCGGTAATTATTTTGACCAATTCGTACAGACACAAGTTTCTGCTGGTCGATATAAAAATGTAAGCGAAGTTATTCGTGCAGGCCTTAGACTTTTAGAAAATGAAGAAAGTAAAGCGATTGCTTTAAGAAATGCTATCCAAGAAGGAATTGATAGTGGAATTGCTCACGATTTTGACCCTCAAAAGAATCTTGAACAATTGAAAGCCAAAAAGAAAAGGAATGGCTAA
- the istA gene encoding IS21 family transposase, whose product MNKNKKVFMWYKVKELSAEGLNQSQIKLELGIDRGTVRKYLLMSEAQFLSWISTPRRMPKKLNGYYNFVKELLEGAPYLSAAQVEDRLKEHYSDLPDVSSKTVYNFVQTVRKEQNIPKYKEKLPRQYEKLPETEYGEEAQVDFGSYRMLSSGSGRVKIYFFTMVLSRSRQKFVYCQRMPFTTETANYAHELAFEYFQGIPRRIIYDQDRVFIKDENLGDVLLTDGFMQFTNAHPFEVIFCRKADPESKGKVENVVKYVKHNYLKGRVFQDIDRLQKEVLQWLDRTGNAKIHGTTRRIPKQEWEKEKQYLLTYSGKPEKPFLNLPTYPVRKDNTVLYRSNYYSLPLGTYQDRGTNVLLEEKEMKLFFYTNDNLLLATHELSLDTGRIIKNNDHAREKSKTLQKTYELVFESLRYIPQTEQYLAAIEKNKPRYFHDNLRVIQKNIESSSQEITKLALVYCYENQILNANRFAEVLNYFENEQALKNVKHNVCIETGNLNKQQNDDMQPQKSDINEYESIMN is encoded by the coding sequence ATGAATAAAAACAAAAAAGTTTTTATGTGGTACAAAGTTAAAGAATTATCAGCAGAAGGACTAAATCAAAGTCAAATCAAATTAGAGTTAGGTATCGACAGAGGAACTGTACGCAAATATCTTTTAATGAGTGAAGCTCAGTTTTTATCATGGATCAGTACACCTCGCAGAATGCCCAAAAAGCTAAATGGGTATTATAATTTTGTGAAAGAATTATTGGAAGGTGCACCCTATTTATCAGCAGCCCAGGTTGAAGATAGATTAAAAGAACATTATTCCGATCTGCCGGATGTAAGCAGCAAAACAGTCTATAATTTTGTTCAAACCGTAAGAAAGGAGCAAAATATACCCAAGTATAAAGAAAAACTTCCACGGCAGTACGAGAAGCTTCCTGAAACAGAATACGGAGAAGAGGCACAGGTAGATTTTGGATCATACCGCATGCTTAGCAGTGGAAGTGGCAGGGTTAAAATTTACTTTTTTACAATGGTACTTTCCCGTTCCCGACAAAAGTTTGTTTACTGTCAACGAATGCCATTTACTACAGAGACAGCAAATTATGCACATGAACTGGCATTCGAATATTTTCAGGGAATCCCCCGTCGAATAATCTATGATCAGGATCGTGTTTTTATAAAAGATGAAAATCTTGGAGATGTTCTTCTTACTGATGGATTTATGCAGTTTACAAATGCACATCCCTTTGAGGTGATATTTTGCAGAAAAGCTGACCCTGAAAGCAAAGGGAAAGTTGAAAATGTAGTAAAATACGTAAAACACAATTATCTGAAAGGAAGAGTATTCCAGGATATTGACAGATTGCAAAAAGAAGTTTTACAATGGCTTGATCGTACTGGAAATGCGAAGATACATGGAACAACCAGGCGTATCCCAAAACAAGAGTGGGAAAAAGAAAAGCAATACCTGCTGACCTATAGCGGAAAACCGGAAAAACCATTTTTAAACTTGCCGACATATCCTGTAAGAAAAGATAACACGGTGCTTTATCGAAGTAATTACTACAGCTTGCCTTTGGGTACATATCAAGACAGGGGTACCAATGTTTTACTGGAAGAAAAAGAAATGAAGCTTTTCTTTTATACGAATGATAACCTGTTGCTGGCCACACATGAGCTGTCTTTAGATACAGGTCGGATTATTAAAAACAATGACCATGCAAGGGAAAAGTCAAAGACTCTGCAAAAAACCTATGAGCTGGTTTTTGAAAGCTTAAGATATATTCCTCAAACCGAACAATATTTGGCAGCAATAGAGAAAAATAAACCCCGGTATTTCCATGATAATCTCCGAGTTATACAAAAGAACATTGAAAGTTCATCTCAGGAAATAACCAAATTAGCCCTTGTTTACTGTTATGAAAATCAGATACTAAATGCCAATCGTTTCGCCGAAGTACTGAATTACTTTGAAAATGAGCAAGCTCTAAAGAATGTAAAACACAATGTTTGTATAGAAACCGGCAATTTGAATAAGCAGCAAAATGATGATATGCAACCTCAGAAAAGTGATATCAATGAATATGAATCAATAATGAATTAA
- the istB gene encoding IS21-like element helper ATPase IstB has product MKLLDQIKNYADILRLTKMKNEPEVLLHQAQIDKPSYQEFTLQLLQREVQHRKKTDLDRRMKLARLPKDHNLDKYDFNTANGMTVPQLKQLRELLWMEQNYNLILMGPSGTGKTYVAGGLVSDAVKSGHKAYFITMEELITVLKLKEMTSSALNTYNRLLKSHLVAIDDIMLFPIKKHEAIAFFNLINHLHEQTSVIITTNKSPQQWAEMLDDEVLATALLDRLLFKCEVVKLEGKSYRMENRKTIFEQQSTL; this is encoded by the coding sequence ATGAAGCTATTAGATCAAATTAAAAACTATGCCGATATTTTACGGCTGACAAAGATGAAGAACGAACCAGAAGTATTGCTTCATCAGGCACAGATAGACAAACCATCTTATCAGGAATTTACATTACAGCTCTTGCAAAGAGAGGTTCAGCACAGAAAGAAAACAGATCTTGACAGGAGAATGAAATTAGCCCGCCTGCCTAAAGATCACAACCTGGACAAGTATGACTTTAACACGGCAAATGGTATGACTGTGCCTCAATTGAAACAATTACGGGAATTATTATGGATGGAACAAAATTATAACCTGATACTAATGGGGCCCTCAGGAACAGGAAAAACGTATGTTGCCGGCGGCTTGGTTAGCGATGCCGTAAAATCTGGTCATAAAGCTTACTTCATTACAATGGAGGAGCTAATAACGGTGCTAAAATTGAAAGAAATGACATCCAGTGCTCTCAATACCTATAACCGCCTTTTAAAGTCCCATTTAGTGGCCATAGACGATATAATGTTGTTCCCTATCAAGAAACATGAAGCTATAGCCTTTTTTAATCTTATAAATCACCTGCACGAACAAACATCTGTAATAATCACAACAAATAAATCACCTCAGCAATGGGCAGAAATGCTCGATGATGAAGTATTGGCTACAGCATTATTGGATAGATTATTGTTTAAATGTGAAGTGGTAAAACTAGAAGGTAAAAGTTACAGAATGGAGAACAGGAAAACAATCTTTGAGCAGCAATCAACGCTCTGA
- a CDS encoding PAS domain S-box protein, which translates to MMVYFYEKLLVLNLLFSDWNLLSNEIYYSPRWKAMLGYKDDELLNEYSEWEKLINKEDLQRSWDMLNRLIKGEVVKFDIEFQMKHKKGHWVDIHSRANLFKTEDGKASRLVGTHTDITERKIAENKLRESEEKLRLAIDNSPLGIVLSDTKGNFLSANKAYEKIVGYSKKELLKMSFFDFTHPDYLPENQDLFDAMASDAAAVFAIDKKYIHKNGNLIDVRIHAGSINSDKGEVLFGMAFIEDITKQKTATEERQRLFNELKLIFDNDPTLIWIKDLNNNVIRCSKAAAEVSGISLADMEGKEVSQFYPRMAEKYHEVDEEIIRTGNPKLSYLNPLYTATGELRWTLTSKIPIRANGKDVSGILVFATDITELKRSDERFKRAEQMGKVGHWEYNVKNKAFWASDEAKQMYGFDIEQDFISLEDAEKQIPDCKRTDKALMDLIELDIPYDLDFEIINKKTGEKRNIHSRAISEKNKQGKTIKVSGVIQDITERTRFEKELVLAKEKAEESNRLKTEFLHNMSHEIRTPMNGIMGFSNLLSELDDCSDTQKNYTTIINNSSQQLLRIIDDILEISTLETKQLKVLDSEFDLNQFIMELFAIYDLKSKEFNLPIYVKKGLSNGASLIISDKTKLHKILTNLIDNAFKFTHSGKIEFGYKLKGASLVFFVSDTGIGISEDNKERIFMRFSQESVETAQLFGGLGLGLSIAKENAQLLGGNISVESKKGKGTTFYVEIPYRPTIEEKFDIAKQEIEAETLQKYHLLIAEDEEVNYLYLEAIIGKIEDIEFVLHHVINGEEAVNECLQNDLIDLVLMDIKMPIMNGYIATEKIKAEKPELPIIAQTAYSTSLEKHKALGSGCDDFISKPIQREKFLKLLDKYLLKR; encoded by the coding sequence ATGATGGTTTACTTTTACGAAAAATTGTTGGTTTTAAATTTGCTATTTTCAGATTGGAATTTATTAAGTAATGAGATATACTATTCGCCACGCTGGAAAGCTATGCTAGGATATAAAGATGATGAATTACTAAATGAATATTCGGAATGGGAGAAACTAATCAACAAGGAAGATTTACAACGCTCATGGGATATGCTAAATCGACTAATTAAAGGCGAAGTAGTTAAATTCGATATAGAATTCCAAATGAAACACAAAAAGGGGCATTGGGTCGATATTCATTCCAGAGCAAACTTATTTAAGACAGAAGATGGAAAAGCCAGTCGTTTAGTTGGAACACATACCGATATCACCGAAAGAAAAATTGCCGAAAATAAACTCCGCGAAAGTGAAGAAAAACTGCGCTTGGCCATTGACAATTCGCCTTTAGGAATAGTTCTAAGTGACACTAAAGGTAATTTCCTATCGGCGAATAAAGCCTACGAGAAAATTGTTGGGTATAGTAAAAAAGAATTGCTTAAAATGAGCTTTTTCGATTTTACGCATCCCGATTACCTGCCTGAAAATCAAGATTTATTTGACGCTATGGCCAGCGATGCTGCAGCAGTTTTTGCTATCGACAAAAAATATATTCATAAAAACGGCAATTTAATTGATGTTCGGATACATGCCGGCAGTATTAATAGCGATAAAGGAGAAGTTCTTTTTGGTATGGCCTTTATCGAAGATATTACAAAACAAAAGACGGCCACAGAGGAACGACAAAGACTCTTTAATGAGTTGAAACTAATTTTTGATAACGACCCTACATTAATTTGGATAAAGGACCTTAATAACAATGTGATTAGGTGCAGTAAGGCGGCCGCAGAAGTTTCGGGTATTTCGTTGGCAGATATGGAAGGCAAAGAGGTTAGCCAGTTTTATCCCCGAATGGCCGAAAAGTATCACGAAGTAGACGAGGAGATTATTCGTACAGGAAATCCAAAACTTAGCTACTTAAATCCTCTATACACTGCAACGGGAGAACTACGCTGGACATTAACCAGTAAAATACCAATTCGTGCTAATGGTAAAGATGTAAGTGGTATTTTAGTGTTTGCTACCGATATTACCGAGCTAAAACGAAGTGATGAACGTTTTAAACGTGCCGAACAAATGGGTAAGGTTGGCCACTGGGAGTATAACGTAAAAAATAAAGCCTTTTGGGCTTCTGATGAGGCAAAGCAAATGTATGGCTTTGATATAGAGCAAGATTTTATATCGCTTGAGGACGCTGAAAAGCAAATTCCCGACTGCAAAAGAACCGATAAGGCCTTAATGGATTTAATTGAGTTGGATATTCCATACGACCTTGATTTCGAAATAATAAATAAAAAGACTGGCGAAAAAAGAAACATACACTCACGGGCGATAAGCGAAAAAAACAAACAGGGTAAAACCATTAAAGTTTCCGGTGTAATACAGGATATTACAGAGCGTACCCGATTCGAAAAGGAGCTGGTACTAGCCAAAGAAAAGGCCGAAGAAAGCAACCGTTTAAAAACGGAATTTCTGCATAATATGAGCCACGAAATTCGCACACCAATGAACGGCATTATGGGATTTTCGAATCTTTTAAGTGAACTTGATGATTGTTCTGATACTCAGAAAAATTACACTACTATTATTAACAATAGTAGTCAACAACTTTTACGTATTATTGATGATATTCTTGAGATATCCACTCTAGAAACTAAACAATTAAAAGTTCTTGATTCTGAGTTTGATTTAAATCAATTTATAATGGAACTGTTTGCTATTTATGATTTAAAATCAAAAGAATTTAATTTACCCATTTATGTAAAAAAAGGACTTTCTAATGGCGCTAGTTTAATTATTTCGGATAAAACAAAACTTCATAAGATATTGACAAATTTGATAGATAATGCGTTTAAATTTACCCATTCTGGGAAAATTGAGTTTGGTTACAAACTCAAAGGAGCTTCTTTGGTATTCTTTGTGAGTGATACCGGAATCGGTATTTCTGAAGATAATAAAGAACGAATATTTATGCGTTTCTCACAAGAAAGTGTTGAGACAGCACAGCTATTTGGAGGTTTAGGATTAGGCCTTTCAATTGCTAAAGAGAATGCCCAACTACTTGGAGGAAATATTTCTGTTGAATCTAAAAAAGGAAAAGGTACAACTTTCTATGTTGAAATACCTTATCGACCTACAATAGAAGAAAAATTCGATATAGCTAAACAAGAAATAGAAGCTGAAACATTACAGAAGTATCATCTTCTCATTGCAGAAGACGAAGAGGTCAACTATCTTTATTTAGAAGCTATTATAGGAAAAATTGAAGATATAGAATTTGTATTACATCATGTAATCAACGGAGAAGAAGCTGTTAACGAATGTTTACAGAATGATCTAATTGACTTGGTATTGATGGATATCAAGATGCCGATTATGAATGGATATATAGCAACTGAAAAAATTAAAGCTGAGAAGCCTGAGTTACCGATTATTGCACAAACGGCTTATTCTACCTCTTTGGAAAAGCATAAAGCATTAGGTTCGGGATGTGACGATTTTATTTCAAAACCTATTCAAAGAGAAAAATTCCTGAAACTATTGGATAAATATTTACTGAAGAGGTAG